The genomic segment TAGATTTCATTTCACAAGGGAGAATATCAATATCAGTTGTTAGAAGCTTAAGCAAGCAAATTTTTATAGGATTAAAGGACAATtagcttttaaaacaatatttccCTGTAAAGTTTGAAAGACAAATACTGCAGTGCTAAGAACTTGGGAAGAAGCTTGCACTTGTTCAAATGGAAACCAGCAGAAATGAAACAGCACAGTGACAAACAGGGCTTCTGAGCGTCTTGCTTTTACTGGTCAATGACTAGTAGCATAGCGAGAGTGTGTTTGCAACCTAAAATTCTGAAATTAGTGCTTCTTGACTTTATCATACAGTTCACATCTAAAAAAAGTTTCTTGTATGTTAGTGGTTGTATTGTTAGTCTGATTTTTATGTGCAAAATCAAGAGAAAATATAGTTAGTACATTAGTGACACTTTTATTCCAGCATGGTGTACTCTTGTGTGAACAGTAAAAGTACAAATAATTATGTTTGATATTTTTCATACTAGGCTATTGTTTATAAATCGTTATTCTGAAAGCAGTATGTAGTATCTCATGCAGGAGGCATACTTAACGGCAGCTAATTCACGAATAGGTGGAGAAACCTCAGTGGCTATTCTAAACTGAGACCCAAGTGTTCAAGGTGGAGACCTGGAAGCAACGATTTATTagatcaagaaaataaaaaaaagaaaaaaaaaatttgcctCGTAATGTCTCTCACTGAGTTTCCTTATTCTTTGACACTTGCGTAGTAGAAAATTAATTGggaatgttttgtttgttcgTTTTTTAATACTAAGTATATGGTGTCTATTTGGCAATGTATGTCATGCTGGGAAAAAGTACTTTACAAAAAAtgaaggtttggggtttttttaagttcctTTGTAAGAATCTGTGTGGATAGGACAAAAAAGCCCGTTACTCGGATATTCTGTAGCAGCTATTATggaatttttgtttatttcctcTTGTTAATTTTTGAGGGTAAACCGATACTCAGCAAACTCAGTAAAACTATGCTAGTTCTGGGACGATGCATGTGGTCTCCAGACACTGCTGTCAGTCCTCTTCTCTCTGATCTGCAACAACCCTTTTATCATTTAAACTTCACTTCTacaaatttaaaggaaaaaatacttaaatatagAATTGAAAATATACATCACATCAGTAGGCAAAGAGTCAGCTGCAAACAAAGGATTGCTCCTAAAATTTGGACAAAGATCATAATATTGCTGTACATTTGTATTTGCATTGTATGCTGTGCGCTAGCTATTGActgatttaaaagaaagtagGATAGGTTTCTTGATGATTATATCAGAATACTGAGCAATAATCCTGATGTGTGATTGTTATCAGCTGTTGTAGTAAATCATGCCATCATTGTGTAATCCTGCATACAGGGAGGGAAGCTTTCCTATGTTTGAtttgctttatctttttctcattcacaaaattaattttcattatccCATAAGGCACTATGCCGTGAGTCAGAAGATCTGCATTTTGTTCCGTCAGGTTCATTCTGATTTTGAAATTCACATACTTCTTTGTTCCAGTTTTAATGAATCTATATGCTGTGAGCTCTTTGTAGCAGGGACTCTTGTTATTTGTTTGTGGTGCCTGTTACAATACAAACTAATAATAATTCATTTGTAATCATAGGTAGCACAAGAACTCAGCAAAGTGCAGGGTGTTGCAAAAGTTCTAGTGGCTCAGCACGATGTATACAAGGGATTTCTAGCAGGTGAGAGTTGTTTGTACCTATTGACAAAAGAAATGGTATTTATATTTGTGATTGAAAATAAGATAGTTGTAAATTTTGAGCAATATATTTTTATCCTCAGAGGAGCTGACTCCCTTGATTTTGGAAACTCATAAAAAATTTAATTACACCCACATTTGCGCTGGAGCATCTGCCTTTGGGAAGGTAAGTAGATCAAAGTGCATCAGAAATTTCTTGTAGAAAAGAGACTGAGACACTTGTTTGTAAAAGTGGGAATCAAATGCCTGAGAGAGGTCAGCCGTGGACATACTGAGTTTTCAAAAAGTGTTACAGTAGTTCGCTTAAGAGGTCATTAGTTAGAAAGACTAATTCATGTCTGAGTTTTATTATGGGCTGACTTGGACAGAGGAACAGTGTAGAAGAAATACTTAGTGGTAACCAGCTAGTTCTGTGTACACAAGGCAAAATGTACAGTAACACAAAATAGATTAAGTGATCTGAAAGCATTATGAAAATTGTAAGGAAAAGTACAGTGAATCGAGAAGGAAAATGTATGATTTTCATGTTGAAATGAAAGTGTGCAGACCTATTCGAAGCAAgttttttttggaggggagaATTGCATCTGTGATGTAAGTCATGTAAATGGAAATGtctgtaaatatatataaataacaCAGATCCAAGTCCtagccaagatttttttttaaaatgaaaatacaatttttcaaaacttgtttttaaGGGAGTACATTTTTAAGTACGCAGAGAACCTCAGTACTAACAATCTGGTCAACGTTACGATGCAGCTAAATTAGAGAAACAGGATACTTCAGAAATCTTGCCGATGTGGGATGAATAATGACATCAGCCTTCCATCTGACTCCTTTCACTTCCAATCAATATCAGTCTGAATACTTGTAATTTTGCTAAGAGACCTCTTTACATGCCTGAAgtcttagggtttttttattttattttttctttttatttttgatctGCAGTGTCTTAGTAAAGTTTAATAGCTTTTGCTTTAAAGTTTACGCttccatttttcagtgcttAATGTGAGTAAAGATTTCAGAACTGGGCCCTTTGTGTTGTACCAGATTAGGAGGGGGACAAAAGGCAAGCAAAGCTTTTGCTATCATCAATTTCTTCGTGATTTATATTGCTCTTTTTATCCTCCTTACCATTCCTAAAGGTGCCAAGTAATTTTCTAGAGTCAATTTCAGAGCAGGagaatacatattttaatactaattttttGGGGGAGAGtgcagggtgttttttttttcctattgtctCTGGTAACTAGCttccaaaaatgctttttttttttccttgaagtgcTAAGAGCTCAGCAATCCGTAATTGTCAATTTTCTGAGTAAATTGCATCTATATTCAGTTTTAAACTATCGAAGCAAATAAGCCTCCCAATTTAAGATATTGAATTAAAGGTTTACTTACGGTAAGTCTCATAAAATGTCTAATGTTATTAGAATAATGGGATTTTATTTGGCTGCTAAAGCTGCATGAGTAGCCCTACAAAATTCTGAACAGTTGTATGTGCCTTTTTACTTACAGACAGCATTATATGAAGTTAAATCGGGACATCAGGCGTTCTTTTACTGACCATGTGCATTTTACTTGGCATTTACTTTGATAACTTCTCATCTTTAACTTCTAGAATCTTATTCCCAGAGTGGCTGGCAAACTTGATGTTGCCCCTGTTTCTGACATCATTGAAATTCAGTCACCAGACACTTTTGTGAGAACTATCTATGCAGGTGGGTAATCACAAAAGGTATGTGGTATTTGTGCAATAAAGGACCCAATACTGATAACTTCTCTACAGGATCCTGTTGTTAGAATCTTGGAATATGATAGGAACTTTAACTTTACCGTCTGGATTGCTGTGGttcataaaaatgaaacctGGGGATGGACATGATGCTCCGTGCGCTAGAAAGCACGTAATCCCAACAACTTTGGTACTATCAGTTAGAAACCAGGTCTATCACTTATTAATTAATAGAATTTGGTAATCTCCTTTATATGTACTGCATTTCTTTGTTAATGTACTTCTGATCAGATCTTTGCAAAACGTAAGACATTAAGTTAGTTGTCCGGGTTTATTTAATATGACTAGCATTAGTTCTGATTTAAGATACCACAGGGTTATTTTTCCTAATTATGAACACATTGAACTAATGATTTATAATATTTAATTGACTTAATTTGCAATTCTTTTTTCAGCCTTGTTTCTCTAATGCTTGTCTGACACTGTGTTTTAATTTAGATATGAGTTCATTAGCTTGTGTTTCTTAATTTTACTGTACAAGATGGTACCACGTGTACCAACGTGGTATTACATTTTGAGTTACGTTACCAGAATGTGGTTTTGTGTTGCACTTTAAGTTGCTTCCCAGTAATTCACAGTTTCAAGATGACTTCGTTTATGAATAGCTGGTGTtgcagcttttttctcttttagagTTCCCTGCAGCCTCCAGCGTGAAGTAAATACCTTCTATTATATATTATGGGGAGAAACATGTCCCACAGATACTTGGGGCAGGCCTCATTGTCTTCTGTTCTGATGAATTCGTGCAACACGATAAAAGATTTACTTTGAAGTGTAGACAGTCTTTATGTTTAAGAGTGACACTttcaaagtgtgtgtgtgggtgtttCCCCCTTCTGAAATTGAAAAGCTCATTCATAAGAGATGATTTGAATGCTTTGTGTCCTTTAAAAATAGAGGATTTGTTATCATACTTCATAAACATGGAgctaaaaagtaaattaaaatatttgtaatctACATTTATTAAGTGCCTAGGTTTCAAGTTTTAGTTAACCTAAAACTGCAATTTTGGGAAGTAACTTTATGAATGTTCCCTATTCTACTAGAACTGCTGATGTGTTTCtgctattaattttatttgttttttaaaaagcatagtATGTCTGATattatcttctttaaaaatataatgtgaccctttttttttaggaaatattCTTTGCACTGTGCAATGTGATGAAGCAATTAAAGTATTTACCGTACGGGGAACTTCTTTTGAGGCTGCACCAACAAGTGGTGGTAGTGCCAGTTTAGAAAAGTGTGAGTATTTGTTCTGGGATTTTGTTGTTTCATGTAATAGAGTTAGATTTGCTTACTGCACGGTGATGCATTGTGGAAGTGTTTGTCAAAGCAAACTGATTGTCATAATCTTAGCTTTATGCTTTTAATACGGGTACTTGCACTTTTTAGCAATGTCTGGTATAAGGGAAGGTAAGGATTACCTGCACACTTGCTAGTTTTTCTTTGACCAGAAATGGAGATTATCTGTGCTGAAATCTGTGCCTGTTTCACTCACTGCTTAAACCTCTGCCACCGCAAGCTTGAaacttttccttatttaaagtTACAGCTGTTTGAATAGCCAGATTGGTTTTCAAAGCAAGATTGCACAAAAATGAAAGTGGCTCGCTATCCATAGTGTTGGGTTTAATCGGTCGTATTTCAATTGAGATAGGTCATTACAGTGCCTAGCTAAATTAGTAGCAGTTTAAATTGATTTGAGAACACCCAATTGTTGTTTTAGGTCAGTTTTAACTAAATCagtttaaattattattttaatgaagcCAGTGTAGCTTTGATAATAGAGAAGtccaatcacagaatcacaaaacagttgaggttggaagggacttcttgagaccatctagtccagcctccctggagcaggctgccaaggactgtgtccagtcagGCTTTGAGTATCTCCACAGACGGAGACTTCACAGCCactctgggcagcctgttccagtgtttgatcaccTCTGCTGGTTTTCACTGTGAGGCTTTTTATGACTGTGTTGTAAATCCAGCAGAGGCAGTCATTAGTAACGTgctacgtgtgtgtgtgtgtcccagtCCTCACATTTTTCTGGGTGGCTTAGTACCTGCCCCTGAACCATCTTGTATTTCCTAACGTCTGTGGATGTTAGGCAATGAATGCTGCTTGGTACTTAGGATTAGCATATTGCACTGCCATTGCACTACTTTATTGGCTTGTTTGCCTGTCTTAATAAGAACCACACTTATTATGCTGGGTTGATATCAATGTATTACTTATACAGCAGACCTTCAGTTCAGTGCAGCTTGTACTACAGGTTACTTAAACACAACTAATGAAAGAGCCTTGTAACTCAGAGCCACAGAGCAATTACTGATAGTAGTTAAAAGCTCATGGTAGAATTGGTTATAGAATGAACTTTTGCATTAAGTTTAAGCTCAGATTTAAAAGGTTGAAAATACATGCTTTATCCTTTTTCTTGCggatgtttttcttcatctgatGAATGCAGTAACTCCTCCACCGCCTGTTGGTCTGTCTGAATGGATTGAGCAGAAGTTGACAAAAAGCGATCGACCAGAGCTTACTAGTGCAAAAGTGGTTGTATCGGGTGGTAAGTAGATAATATAAAAACCATCCTATGTTGCATTTAAGTAATGGTACATCTTGATTAAATAATATCTGTAGCAGAACACTATAATgtgatacatttaaaaaaaaaaaagtattctgatGTAGTTCTGAAATATGGCATAGGGGCCAGTGGGAGTGCACCCAACATGTATATTTCATGAAGAGGCAAAACATGAGTTTAACATATGTGTTAGTAGGCTTTTTAAGAAGGTTGTCGTATTTGGTGAGTCCCTTTAAAATTATAGCAATATGAAGTGTTTTTCGATCCGAATCTGTCACGTTTAAAATTACTGCTAATCGTTACAGGCAGTTCAAACATTATTATGTAATGGgtttaatgattttaaaaatcattatgtTTGTATTCTGCTCTTCAGGTATAAAGCGATGGACTGTGATTTTTACTGTATGCCCACGgctagaaattatttcttagtTATCCTGCTGCAGAGTTTTGTACCTAAAGCCAGCAGAGGGAGCACAAATTagtaaaaaaatcctgtttcccTGACTTCAGAGAGTGATCTTGATAGTGTTGTGTGCAGGAAGTAAACTAGACAGAGTGGTGTTGGTTTATAcatatgaaataataatataaatcacaaagaaaaagctaaatCTCCAAATATTAAATACTATTTAGTAATAGATCCAGAAATACCCTATGCAGGTGTGTATTTGTGCCTTTGCAAACGCAAATACTCATACAGAAAGTTTATGTaggcaataaaaaaatcttaaagtgTATTACgttcttctttatcttttttttgtttttaatttttaagggaGGGGCTTGAAGAGCGGTGAAAATTTTAAGTTGTTATATGATCTTGCGGATCAATTGCATGCTGCAGGTAaacttgttttcctccttttttttaaccctggttattatatttaaaaatatcacattAAAAACGTTGTTCATCTTAagtctttcattttcatgtgtCTATCAAATAAATTCTTAAAATCCTGTTGGTTTAGTCGTAGATACAGTTTTGTCTTGTCCTTGTGGTCAACGTGTGTATTTAAATGCCTGTGtatgaaacaaaatactgaacTGTAATATTCTCTGTCCTTCTCAAATCTCCAGAAGACAAGCTCACAAACAAAAAGTGAAGTttgtataaattaaaaaatgatcTTAGCTCACTTTGGAGAGCTAATATTTTCTTCGTACATCCTTACGTACTACTCCTTTACAGAATCCGTTTCACAGTTCTTGTAGTTTGAATGGCTCTGTCTTTTTGCTATGCTTTTGTATTAACAGGAGAAATCAGACCATGTACAGtgtttcagcaaaatattttaagtaaaggttgggggaggaggaggaactgtTTGCGTTAACATTTTAACTACCTTAGTTTTAGATTCCACATTTAAGAATAAATTTATAGTTTTACATGaatggctttgtttttaaattggtGGCTTCACTAACTAAATGTCCATGTGGCATTTTCAAGTTtactttgatatttttctttactatgCCTGACTTTTGAGCTCCACAGCAATATAAGATGGCACATGTGTTCTATTCAAACTTGGAGGAACATTATGGGAAGGCATTTATGGGAAAATCCGCTTTTGACAAAGCaacaagagaaaataatggaaatatgCCAGACTGAAATCCTCGGTTTTAAATATATGGTTCTTTGGTACTGGGAGTAAGATTTCCTGTTGCTTATGAAATGCATTAGCACTTAGTATTTGGAAGCTTCAGCCAGTGGTATAGAGAGGGATTACTATAAGAGCTTTTAAGAGGGAAGTTTCTAAATACGTGCCCTTAGAGTGTGGGACTCTTCAGTAAAATACATGTGCTTTTATGGTGATAGAAATTTGGCttgctaatattttaaaagaaaacattggaaatattttctttcaactaGTTGGAGCTTCCCGTGCAGCTGTTGATGCTGGCTTTGTTCCCAACGACATGCAAGTTGGACAGACGGGCAAAATAGTAGCACCAGTAAGTATGGAAATATCTTTCATAAAAGAGCTGTGATGTTTTCTAGCATGCATTTTCCTTCAAAGCAAATGCTTATACATGAGCTAAGTCTTAATACTGAGCCTAACAGGAAAATCTTAGTGTGCCCATTATGACAGTGTCAGTTGACCATGCATTTGCAAAACTACAGCAGCAAGCTGTGATGTAAATCTCTACTTTGGGTCCATCAGAAGTGTTCTGCAGACAGCTTTGTCAGAGGTTTTGCATGCTGGATTTTTTCATAGTTGCCTGTGCTAAACCTTTTTTAGTTTTCTAACAGCCATCATTGATATGCTAAAAGATGTCATTGCCAGCATAAACTTGAAATT from the Gavia stellata isolate bGavSte3 chromosome 13, bGavSte3.hap2, whole genome shotgun sequence genome contains:
- the ETFA gene encoding electron transfer flavoprotein subunit alpha, mitochondrial isoform X2 gives rise to the protein MLRAVAAQRLRRAVAQELSKVQGVAKVLVAQHDVYKGFLAEELTPLILETHKKFNYTHICAGASAFGKNLIPRVAGKLDVAPVSDIIEIQSPDTFVRTIYAGNILCTVQCDEAIKVFTVRGTSFEAAPTSGGSASLEKLTPPPPVGLSEWIEQKLTKSDRPELTSAKVVVSGGRGLKSGENFKLLYDLADQLHAAVGASRAAVDAGFVPNDMQVGQTGKIVAPELYIAVGISGAIQHLAGMKDSKTIVAINKDPEAPIFQVADYGLVADLFQAVPEMTELLKKK
- the ETFA gene encoding electron transfer flavoprotein subunit alpha, mitochondrial isoform X1; this encodes MLRAVAAQRLRRAASLLRRFQSTLVIAEHNNETLTPITLNTITAAKHLGGEVSCLVAGTSCDKVAQELSKVQGVAKVLVAQHDVYKGFLAEELTPLILETHKKFNYTHICAGASAFGKNLIPRVAGKLDVAPVSDIIEIQSPDTFVRTIYAGNILCTVQCDEAIKVFTVRGTSFEAAPTSGGSASLEKLTPPPPVGLSEWIEQKLTKSDRPELTSAKVVVSGGRGLKSGENFKLLYDLADQLHAAVGASRAAVDAGFVPNDMQVGQTGKIVAPELYIAVGISGAIQHLAGMKDSKTIVAINKDPEAPIFQVADYGLVADLFQAVPEMTELLKKK